In Amia ocellicauda isolate fAmiCal2 chromosome 7, fAmiCal2.hap1, whole genome shotgun sequence, one genomic interval encodes:
- the fignl2 gene encoding fidgetin-like protein 2 yields the protein MLSPVVPYSLLKMHWTPEHAQPLTQWPEQHLDVSSTTSSPAHKSDLYPSSRQRYNYAWANDDISALTASNLLKRYAEKYSSVLDSPYDRAPGSGIYSEGAFGSLNGQKSETEPWSMSHGPEGGYSLGPPPPPGHEVLGGSKGTATSGGPPGPGSVSIVNSNLSDPGYSGAGSCSGPPTQEYPPTYNGTYLSSGYCTQPGPPGLLQTTTSLVPSYTPPGSVYNYPPSSYPPQPGYATVHPPTPYLPSGLAAPTPLPPRPTVMGGSYGYQGHGGLEPNSLKRKAFEMGGVEEEEGEEARYRKYGYDPTKPGSSPYSADKECRGNGFAGTDPPGAGYKPGKPPAQPGLGGDEGDKYGGLKPLVSPPYSGGGEAGLRAEYSPPVGLAGENGGGEHGFAPSRVAVKLPAPPVQSEELLKTAEPRLLELVSGEVLQRVPALGWGELVCHGALKAALEEELLWPALRPSPTSRPPRTLLFFGPRGGGKPTLARCLAAQLGAAFFRLSGAVLASQWKGDAEQILRTTFLLAGARQPSLVFVDELEALSPEDGLWAQLLSCLDTAQQGGAGAVLVVGATRRPDALEEAAHRRFSKRYYVGLPDAAGRRQILLQALGQQGACLSERELGCLLQRSEGFSTHEVLQLCQQAAASASASAPPTPLHSLPALPLSFKDFENAFCKVRPHATPKELDTCMEWSKVYSH from the coding sequence GTCTGTTGAAGATGCACTGGACCCCAGAGCACGCCCAGCCACTGACACAGTGGCCCGAGCAGCACCTGGACGTCTCCTCCACCACGTCGTCTCCGGCGCACAAGTCGGATCTGTACCCCAGCAGCCGGCAGCGCTACAACTACGCCTGGGCCAATGACGACATCTCCGCGCTGACCGCCTCCAACCTGCTGAAGCGCTATGCTGAGAAGTACTCCAGCGTGCTGGACTCGCCCTACGACCGCGCACCGGGGTCGGGCATCTACTCGGAGGGGGCGTTTGGGAGTCTGAACGGACAGAAGAGTGAAACGGAGCCCTGGTCCATGTCACATGGCCCCGAGGGGGGGTACTCACTAGGCCCCCCACCACCTCCTGGCCACGAGGTCCTGGGGGGCTCAAAGGGCACAGCCACGTCGGGAGGGCCCCCAGGCCCTGGCTCGGTGTCTATCGTGAACAGTAACCTCTCGGACCCTGGCTACAGCGGTGCGGGCTCTTGCAGTGGCCCCCCCACCCAGGAGTACCCCCCCACCTACAATGGCACCTACCTCTCCTCTGGGTACTGCACCCAGCCCGGCCCTCCTGGTCTGCTGCAGACCACCACCAGCCTTGTGCCCAGCTACACCCCCCCTGGATCTGTCTACAACTACCCTCCTAGCAGCTACCCCCCTCAGCCTGGCTATGCCACTGTGCACCCCCCTACTCCTTACCTGCCCTCGGGCCTGGCTGCTCCCACTCCCCTGCCTCCACGGCCGACTGTGATGGGTGGCAGCTATGGGTACCAGGGGCACGGGGGGCTGGAGCCAAACTCATTAAAGAGAAAGGCATTTGAGATGGggggggtggaggaggaggagggggaagaGGCGCGATACCGTAAATATGGCTACGATCCCACCAAGCCTGGCAGCTCCCCCTACAGCGCAGACAAAGAGTGCCGTGGCAACGGCTTTGCAGGTACAGACCCGCCGGGCGCCGGGTACAAGCCAGGCAAACCCCCTGCACAGCCTGGCCTGGGGGGCGATGAGGGGGACAAATACGGTGGGCTGAAGCCTCTGGTGTCGCCACCCTACAGCGGCGGGGGAGAGGCAGGGCTGCGTGCAGAGTACAGCCCCCCAGTGGGCCTGGCTGGGGAGAACGGCGGAGGGGAGCATGGTTTTGCCCCCTCCCGTGTGGCAGTGAAGCTGCCGGCCCCACCCGTGCAGTCAGAGGAGTTACTGAAGACGGCCGAGCCCCGACTGCTGGAGCTGGTGAGTGGGGAGGTGCTGCAGCGCGTACCGGCGCTGGGCTGGGGGGAGCTGGTCTGCCACGGTGCACTCAAGGCCGCACTGGAGGAGGAACTGCTGTGGCCCGCATTGCGCCCCAGCCCTACCAGTCGCCCGCCCAGAACTCTGCTGTTCTTCGGCCCTCGGGGGGGCGGCAAGCCCACACTGGCACGCTGCCTGGCTGCCCAGCTGGGCGCGGCATTCTTCCGGCTCAGTGGCGCGGTTTTGGCCTCACAGTGGAAGGGCGATGCCGAGCAGATCCTGCGCACCACCTTCCTGCTGGCTGGGGCACGGCAGCCCTCACTGGTGTTCGTGGACGAGCTGGAGGCACTGAGCCCCGAAGATGGGCTGTGGGCGCAGCTACTGTCCTGCCTGgacacagcacagcagggcGGGGCGGGCGCTGTGCTGGTGGTAGGAGCCACAAGGCGGCCTGATGCGCTGGAGGAGGCGGCACACAGACGCTTCTCCAAACGCTACTACGTCGGGCTGCCAGATGCAGCCGGGCGCAGGCAGATCCTGCTGCAAGCGCTGGGCCAGCAGGGGGCATGCCTGAGCGAGCGAGAGCTGGGCTGCCTGCTCCAGCGCAGTGAGGGCTTCTCCACCCACGAGGTGCTGCAGCTCTGCCAGCAGGCTGCCGCCTCGGCCAGCGCCAGCGCCCCCCCCACGCCCCTGCAtagcctgcctgccctgcccCTCTCCTTCAAGGACTTCGAGAATGCCTTCTGCAAAGTGCGGCCCCACGCCACGCCCAAAGAGCTGGACACCTGCATGGAGTGGAGCAAGGTGTACAGCCACTGA